One region of Thunnus albacares chromosome 20, fThuAlb1.1, whole genome shotgun sequence genomic DNA includes:
- the rsl1d1 gene encoding ribosomal L1 domain-containing protein 1, producing MAEKTEIALDRGQVKKAVQALQAFLKTKSTSSSLFLDDTQQISLLFTFWKVPKEAQTIRIPLPHGQRPDTEEVCLFTRDEPKMTSEQTQRFYKKLLEERGVKNITEIIPYKVLRTEYKPFEAKRRLLGNFDMFLSDDRIRRLLPSHLGKHFYQRKREPLCVNLQSKQLARDIQKVIQGTNVKVTNKGCCCMARVAHSGMTADEVTENIEAAVQTVVAKLRMKGPVMKLIHLKSQTSVALPIYTSELNHLTVLDDAEKQKQAQSPKAKEAAAKKQAKNKTEDTKQTDTTAEGKGEEKKKAKGKKKKAAEEEEEEIPQLVPIETPSKKPKVEKPPKKKQQLKKAPKPAVLKKGTKAQSKLTKKAGKTDSKVKRKVPKLK from the exons ATggctgaaaaaacagaaattgctTTAGACCGGgggcag GTGAAAAAGGCCGTTCAAGCGCTGCAGGCTTTCCTGAAAACCAAGTCCACCAGTAGTTCTCTGTTCCTGGACGACACTCAACAGATCAGCCTGCTCTTCACCTTCTGGAAGGTCCCGAAAGAGGCACAGACCATCCGCAT TCCCTTGCCCCATGGCCAGAGGCCGGACACAGAGGAGGTCTGTCTGTTCACCAGAGATGAGCCCAAGATGACCTCAGAGCAAACCCAGAGGTTTTATAAGAAGTTGCTGGAGGAGAGGGGCGTCAAAAACATCACTGAG ATCATCCCCTACAAGGTCCTGAGGACGGAGTACAAACCGTTTGAAGCCAAACGCCGTCTGCTGGGGAATTTTGACATGTTCCTCTCTGACGACCGCATCCGCCGCCTGCTGCCGTCCCATCTCGGAAAACATTTCTACCAGAGGAAGAG AGAGCCGCTGTGTGTGAACCTGCAGAGCAAACAGCTTGCCAGAGACATCCAGAAAGTCATCCAAGGCACCAATGTGAAGGTCACAAACAAGGGCTGCTGCTG TATGGCTCGTGTTGCTCATTCCGGCATGACGGCAGATGAGGTGACAGAAAACATTGAAGCTGCTGTCCAAACAGTGGTGGCCAAACTACGTATG AAAGGACCAGTGATGAAGCTTATCCACTTAAAGAGTCAAACCTCAGTGGCCCTGCCCATCTACACCTCAGAGCTGAACCACCTCACTGTGCTGGACGACGCAGAGAAGCAGAAGCAGGCTCAGAGTCCTAAGGCAaag GAAGCTGCTGCCAAAAAGCAGGCAAAGAACAAGACAGAGGacacaaagcaaacagacaCCACCGcagagggaaagggagaggagaagaagaaggcgaagggaaagaaaaagaaggcagcggaggaggaagaggaagaaatccCACAGCTGGTTCCCATAGAAACGCCGAGCAAAAAGCCTAAAGTGGAG AAGCCACCcaaaaagaagcagcagctgaaGAAAGCACCCAAACCTGCCGTACTGAAGAAAGGAACAAAAGCTCAAAGCAAACTGACCAAGAAAGCTGGCAAGACTGATTCCAAAGTAAAAAGGAAAGTTCCTAAACTGAAATAA
- the LOC122971435 gene encoding transmembrane protein 238-like, which produces MSTSVQIEPVMERTYGGVGRCKCSFWFAVAHDILGVFIMMVGVFGGLVVHDLFIYAGAIVIFFSLIWWVFWYSGNIDVPPEELEDDVGLIKLKNRGLSRVVRRVSNRLSNGIRNSFRRNGRSFREGPLDNNRPSNTGQLPSTDVSLYTIYDSNIASSSKTLVRETLLI; this is translated from the coding sequence ATGTCAACATCTGTACAGATCGAGCCAGTCATGGAGAGGACGTATGGAGGAGTTGGACGCTGCAAGTGCTCATTTTGGTTTGCGGTTGCCCATGACATACTCGGTGTGTTCATCATGATGGTGGGGGTGTTTGGAGGCCTTGTTGTCCACGACTTGTTCATCTACGCCGGGGCCATTGTCATTTTCTTCAGCCTGATTTGGTGGGTGTTCTGGTACTCCGGGAACATCGATGTGCCCCcggaggagctggaggacgaCGTGGGCCTGATCAAACTGAAGAACCGTGGGCTCAGCCGGGTTGTGAGGCGTGTGTCCAACCGCCTCTCCAATGGGATCAGAAACTCTTTCAGAAGGAATGGCAGGTCTTTCAGAGAGGGCCCCTTGGACAACAACAGACCTTCAAACACTGGACAGCTGCCAAGCACAGATGTGTCGCTCTACACTATCTATGACAGCAACATCGcctcctcatcaaaaacactagtgagagagacactgttAATATGA